From the genome of Marinobacter sp. F4206:
CCCGCGAGAATGCAGGTGGTCAGTGCGTAACGCGCATCCACCAGGTAGGCCACCACCGCACGGCGTCCGGTGACACCCATCGAGTGAAACGTATCGCTGTATTCCTGATGAAGGTGCTCGATCACCTGATTCGCCAGGGCCGCAATAATCGGGGTGATCAGCACCACTTGCGCGATGATCATGGCGGTGGGTGTGTACAGCAGCCCCATCCAGCCGAGCGGCCCGGACCGTGACAGGAACAGATATACAATCAGCCCTACGACCACTGGGGGCATGCCCATGAGGGCGTTAAGCAAAAGGATGCAGAACTTGCGTCCGGGAAACGTCGTGATCGCCAGCCAGGTTCCCAGGGGGAGGCTGATGAGTGCGGAGATGGCCAATGCGGTCACACTGACACGAATGGAGAGCCAGAGAATTTCGAAGAGATCTGCATCCAGCGTGACGATCAGTCGGAAGGCTTCTGCCAAAGCGTCCATTTATAATTGTTGTCCTGCAGTGGTGACTCGAAGATTGCACGCGCTTTTAATCAGATTCGCAAGGGGTGCGGGCGGAGTCAACCCGGGCGAAAGGAATCGAACCTCTCGCCGTCAGAATGGCGGTGATTTTGTGCCCGAAGGGGCTTTATACGGGGGCGGGTCCCGGTTGGTACCTGATTAACCGGATGAAGTGATACCCTTACGCACCGCTACCAATCACGCAAATCCAACCTGAATGCCGACACCCGGCATGCCATCTTCAATCCGGAGTTTGAGCCTTACCCATGAGAGTTATTATTCGTTATTTTTTCCGCACCCTGCGCCTGGTCCTGACACCGTTCATGCTGCTCACCGAAAAGCTCAGCACGCCAAAAAGCGTGGCCCGCACCGCTGAAGAGCAGGCCCGCGTCGACGAGGCCAGTAAACATCTCGCTCTTTACCAGTTCAGAGCCTGCCCGTTCTGCATCAAGGTACGCAAGGAAATCGCCCGACTTGGCCTGAACATTGAAACCCGCGATGCCCAGCATGATCCGCAGCATCGTGCCGCGCTGGAAGCCGGTGGAGGCCGCGTCAAAGTTCCCTGTCTGAAGATTCACCAGGAAGATGGCAGTGAGCGTTGGTTGTACGAGTCTGGGGAGATCAAGGCATGGCTGCAGGAGCGATTCGAGCTGGCCTGATTGCAGTCGCTGATGTGGTGCTGGCTTCCATCATCACTGTATTGCTTGGTCCGTGCACACACCATGGAAAGGATTTCGACACAACCAATAAAAAAGGCCCGCGTTTTCACGCAGGCCTTTGAAATAATGGCCCGCCCGAGAGGATTCGAACCTCTGACCTCTGCCTCCGGAGGGCAGCGCTCTATCCAGCTGAGCTACGGGCGGAACGAAAGTTA
Proteins encoded in this window:
- a CDS encoding glutaredoxin, which translates into the protein MRVIIRYFFRTLRLVLTPFMLLTEKLSTPKSVARTAEEQARVDEASKHLALYQFRACPFCIKVRKEIARLGLNIETRDAQHDPQHRAALEAGGGRVKVPCLKIHQEDGSERWLYESGEIKAWLQERFELA
- a CDS encoding ABC transporter permease; this encodes MDALAEAFRLIVTLDADLFEILWLSIRVSVTALAISALISLPLGTWLAITTFPGRKFCILLLNALMGMPPVVVGLIVYLFLSRSGPLGWMGLLYTPTAMIIAQVVLITPIIAALANQVIEHLHQEYSDTFHSMGVTGRRAVVAYLVDARYALTTCILAGFGRAIAEVGAVIIVGGNIDHLTRVMTTTIALETSKGNLTLALGLGAILLTLSLLVNALVIGVREYAARRQYA